The following proteins are co-located in the Micromonospora coriariae genome:
- a CDS encoding CDP-alcohol phosphatidyltransferase family protein produces MIGLSAQLVVLAVLAATVGLDGAGWLVGTGYAVVTCLALSRGLHRAGASRLGPADRVTLTRAVLVGAVTALVADSFGRTAPVGLLVAVSAVALLLDAVDGQVARHTGTVSALGARFDMEVDAFLILVLSVHVAPVAGDWVLAIGVMRYAFVAASAVLPWLGGSLPPRFWRKVVAAAQGVLLAVAAAGVLPDPWTTLVLVVALALLVESFGRDVAWLWRRRPVSRRALPMPPAPVRNAPPVPAPVSGPVALPTLLPVVAPSTVALPPMLPVPAPARAMAARSGGTVHSDWRL; encoded by the coding sequence ATGATCGGGCTGAGCGCGCAACTGGTCGTGTTGGCGGTGCTGGCCGCAACGGTGGGGCTGGATGGCGCAGGCTGGCTGGTCGGTACCGGCTACGCGGTGGTCACCTGCCTCGCGTTGAGCCGGGGCCTGCACCGGGCCGGTGCGTCCCGCCTGGGACCGGCCGACCGGGTGACGCTGACCCGGGCCGTCCTGGTCGGCGCGGTCACCGCGCTGGTGGCGGACTCGTTCGGCCGGACCGCGCCGGTGGGGTTGCTGGTCGCGGTGAGCGCGGTGGCGTTGCTGCTGGACGCGGTGGACGGGCAGGTGGCGCGGCACACCGGCACGGTTAGTGCGCTCGGCGCCCGCTTCGACATGGAGGTCGACGCGTTCCTGATCCTGGTGCTCAGCGTGCACGTCGCGCCGGTCGCCGGCGACTGGGTGCTGGCCATCGGCGTGATGCGGTACGCGTTCGTCGCGGCGAGCGCGGTGCTGCCCTGGCTGGGCGGGTCACTGCCGCCGCGGTTCTGGCGCAAGGTGGTGGCCGCGGCGCAGGGGGTGCTGCTGGCGGTGGCCGCGGCGGGGGTGCTGCCCGATCCGTGGACCACGCTGGTGCTGGTGGTGGCGTTGGCGCTGCTGGTCGAGTCGTTCGGCCGGGACGTGGCGTGGTTGTGGCGGCGCCGACCGGTGTCCCGGCGGGCCCTCCCGATGCCGCCCGCGCCGGTGCGGAACGCGCCGCCGGTGCCCGCCCCGGTTTCCGGGCCGGTGGCGCTGCCGACTCTGCTGCCGGTGGTCGCGCCGTCCACGGTGGCGCTGCCGCCCATGCTGCCGGTGCCCGCTCCCGCGCGGGCGATGGCGGCCCGCTCGGGCGGTACGGTCCACTCCGACTGGAGGCTCTGA
- a CDS encoding ATP-binding protein: MRVAMTLSLPRQPSSVTRARQVLTTLLNLTDAAEDSRGHLAVLITEACANAVVHADPDSTVDITIIIENDVCLLEVGNRGRAPDGAGLDAELPAPLTVGGRGLPLIAALADTAAFVAGPPDQVLLRITKHLTEVRTAPVR, encoded by the coding sequence ATGCGCGTGGCCATGACGCTGTCACTCCCGCGACAACCGTCCTCGGTGACCCGCGCCCGCCAGGTACTCACCACCCTGCTGAACCTCACCGACGCCGCCGAGGACTCCCGTGGCCACCTGGCCGTCCTGATCACCGAAGCATGCGCCAACGCGGTGGTGCACGCCGACCCGGACAGCACAGTCGACATCACCATCATCATCGAGAACGACGTCTGCCTGCTCGAGGTCGGCAACCGCGGCCGTGCCCCCGATGGCGCCGGACTCGACGCTGAACTCCCCGCCCCGCTCACCGTCGGCGGCCGTGGACTGCCCTTGATCGCCGCGCTCGCCGACACGGCGGCCTTCGTCGCCGGGCCACCGGACCAGGTGCTGCTACGCATCACCAAACACCTCACCGAGGTACGCACAGCACCGGTCCGATGA
- a CDS encoding bifunctional NAD(P)/FAD-dependent oxidoreductase/class I SAM-dependent methyltransferase → MDETYDVVVVGGGAAGLSGALALSRARRSVLVIDSGEPRNAPAGHVHNYLAREGTPPAELLAAGRAEVAGYGGKFLDGRVEAVTRDDDGFHLGLDDGREVRARRLLVATGLTDELPDVPGVAQRWGRDVLHCPYCHGWEVQDRRIGVLATGPLAVHQAEMWRQWSSDVLLLLHDAPAPDEETAERLAARSIAVVPGPVAGLEVTGDALTGVRLASGRVVALDAVVVTARPVARAGMLVGLGLAPEEVTMGGHVIGTQIPADATGATTVPGVWVAGNVADVRGQVIASAAAGLTAGAAINADLIAEETRDAVTAYRQVLATAFEEPAWEERYRSRPAVWSGRPNPQLVTEATDLVPGRALDVGSGEGADAVWLAERGWRVTAVDISTTALSRAAGHADAAGVGERIEWTHADLREKPPAEEAYDLVSAQFMHLPPAQRRELFARLAAAVAPGGTLLIVGHHPSDLWTSAHRMHLPDMMYTAEDVAAALDPAQWEVRTAEARPRPATDPDGKNITLHDAVLVARRR, encoded by the coding sequence GTGGACGAGACATATGACGTGGTGGTGGTGGGCGGTGGCGCGGCGGGGCTCAGCGGAGCCCTGGCGCTGAGCCGGGCCCGACGGTCGGTGCTGGTGATCGACTCTGGCGAGCCGCGCAACGCGCCGGCCGGCCATGTGCACAACTACCTGGCACGGGAGGGAACGCCTCCGGCCGAGCTGCTCGCCGCCGGGCGTGCCGAGGTGGCCGGGTACGGCGGGAAGTTCCTGGACGGGCGGGTCGAGGCGGTCACCCGGGACGACGACGGGTTCCACCTCGGCCTCGACGACGGGCGCGAGGTGCGGGCCCGTCGGCTGCTGGTGGCCACCGGGCTCACCGACGAGCTGCCCGACGTGCCCGGGGTGGCGCAGCGGTGGGGGCGCGACGTGCTGCACTGCCCGTACTGCCACGGGTGGGAGGTCCAGGACCGGCGGATCGGCGTGCTCGCCACCGGTCCACTGGCCGTGCACCAGGCCGAGATGTGGCGGCAGTGGAGTTCGGACGTGCTGCTCCTGCTGCACGACGCCCCGGCGCCGGACGAGGAGACCGCCGAGCGGCTCGCCGCCCGGAGCATCGCCGTGGTGCCCGGGCCGGTGGCCGGGCTGGAGGTCACCGGCGATGCGCTGACCGGCGTCCGGCTCGCCTCCGGCCGGGTGGTGGCGCTCGACGCCGTGGTGGTGACGGCGCGACCGGTGGCCCGCGCCGGAATGCTGGTGGGGCTGGGTCTGGCTCCGGAGGAGGTGACGATGGGCGGGCACGTGATCGGCACCCAGATCCCGGCCGACGCCACCGGGGCGACGACCGTCCCGGGCGTGTGGGTGGCCGGCAACGTGGCCGACGTCCGCGGCCAGGTCATCGCGTCCGCCGCGGCCGGCCTCACCGCCGGGGCGGCGATCAACGCCGACCTGATCGCCGAGGAGACCCGCGACGCGGTGACCGCGTACCGGCAGGTCCTCGCGACGGCCTTCGAGGAGCCGGCGTGGGAGGAGCGCTACCGGTCCCGGCCGGCGGTGTGGAGCGGCCGGCCGAACCCGCAGCTGGTCACCGAGGCCACCGATCTGGTCCCGGGCCGGGCGCTCGACGTGGGCAGCGGCGAGGGCGCCGACGCGGTGTGGCTGGCCGAACGCGGCTGGCGGGTGACGGCGGTGGACATCTCCACCACCGCGCTGAGCAGGGCCGCCGGGCACGCCGACGCTGCCGGCGTCGGCGAGCGCATCGAGTGGACGCACGCCGACCTGCGCGAGAAGCCGCCCGCCGAGGAGGCGTACGACCTGGTGTCCGCGCAGTTCATGCACCTGCCACCGGCGCAGCGGCGGGAGCTGTTCGCCCGGCTGGCCGCCGCTGTGGCGCCCGGCGGCACCCTGCTGATCGTCGGGCACCACCCGTCGGACCTGTGGACGTCGGCGCACCGGATGCACCTGCCGGACATGATGTACACCGCCGAGGACGTGGCCGCCGCACTGGACCCGGCCCAGTGGGAGGTGCGCACCGCCGAGGCGCGTCCCCGCCCAGCCACCGACCCGGACGGCAAGAACATCACCCTGCACGACGCGGTCCTGGTAGCCCGCCGCCGCTGA
- a CDS encoding coiled-coil domain-containing protein, whose protein sequence is MSIGAEPLAARDDAASRPSFELTLRGYDKRQVDRHLEQLDGQIAMLSGEHGRSAVRVRELTAEVQRLRAELAELRDQPVQVDRASFQDLGPMVGEILALAEKQAAMINDSATDLANELRAEAERILADARERTAQARQDLAEELAARRAEQEQAHEERRSVAEAELTAIREHAEQLRADGEAAHERAQNEAKRITEQSAQQLNQTRVAADALMKSARTQIQQELQAARAKSQQELAQWQAGIERDVNDRRSAAEQEIAEQQAAAERELAEQRSATEQQIAALLAEAQQHVTDLRNRADEQAATHQEQLAALQKEIEERRQESAQLHAELEAAQQQLAEVREEGETLENELSRVQQRLGEVRRDLTAESARLDEARRAGDSAERHAKDVRARVQREAKRVADLAAAAVMAAAAGGTETAEYPMVGTRSSVERPGAERTDVEPVGGERPSAGRHGERVDRPGGDQSGAEPGGTPSTTDEPAAAADRTAAAEGPTGDADPTFTRPGDTAEPTPVPFLPFGQPVSENGAARH, encoded by the coding sequence ATGTCCATCGGCGCTGAGCCGCTCGCAGCACGCGACGACGCGGCCTCGCGGCCGAGCTTCGAGCTCACGCTGCGCGGCTACGACAAACGCCAGGTCGACCGGCACCTGGAGCAGCTCGACGGTCAGATCGCGATGCTGAGCGGAGAGCATGGGCGCTCCGCCGTCCGGGTCCGTGAGTTGACCGCCGAGGTGCAGCGGCTGCGCGCCGAGCTGGCCGAGCTGCGCGACCAGCCGGTGCAGGTGGACCGCGCTTCGTTCCAGGATCTGGGCCCGATGGTCGGCGAGATCCTGGCCCTCGCGGAGAAGCAGGCCGCCATGATCAACGATTCCGCCACGGACCTGGCCAACGAGCTGCGCGCCGAGGCGGAGCGGATCCTCGCCGACGCCCGCGAGCGGACCGCGCAGGCGCGCCAGGATCTGGCGGAGGAGCTGGCGGCGCGGCGGGCCGAGCAGGAGCAGGCGCACGAGGAGCGGCGCAGCGTGGCCGAGGCCGAGCTGACCGCGATCCGGGAGCACGCGGAGCAGCTGCGCGCCGACGGTGAGGCCGCGCACGAGCGCGCCCAGAACGAGGCGAAGCGGATCACCGAACAGAGCGCGCAGCAGCTCAACCAGACCCGGGTCGCCGCCGACGCACTGATGAAGTCGGCCCGCACCCAGATCCAGCAGGAGCTCCAGGCGGCCCGGGCCAAGAGCCAGCAGGAGCTGGCCCAGTGGCAGGCCGGCATCGAACGCGACGTCAACGACCGCCGGAGCGCCGCCGAGCAGGAGATCGCAGAGCAGCAGGCGGCCGCCGAGCGGGAGCTGGCCGAGCAGCGCAGCGCGACCGAGCAGCAGATCGCCGCGCTGCTGGCCGAGGCGCAGCAGCACGTGACCGACCTGCGCAACCGGGCCGACGAGCAGGCCGCCACCCACCAGGAGCAACTCGCCGCCCTGCAGAAGGAGATCGAGGAGCGCCGGCAGGAGTCGGCCCAGCTGCACGCCGAGTTGGAGGCCGCCCAGCAGCAGCTCGCCGAGGTGCGCGAGGAGGGCGAGACCCTGGAGAACGAGCTGTCCCGGGTGCAGCAGCGGCTGGGCGAGGTCCGTCGGGACCTCACCGCCGAGAGCGCTCGGCTGGACGAGGCCCGGCGCGCCGGAGACTCCGCCGAGCGGCACGCCAAGGACGTCCGCGCCCGGGTGCAGCGGGAGGCGAAGCGGGTGGCCGACCTGGCCGCCGCCGCCGTCATGGCCGCCGCCGCGGGCGGTACGGAGACCGCCGAGTACCCGATGGTGGGCACCCGCTCCAGCGTCGAGCGGCCGGGTGCCGAGCGGACCGACGTGGAGCCGGTGGGTGGTGAGCGGCCGAGCGCCGGTCGGCACGGCGAGCGCGTGGACCGGCCCGGTGGCGACCAGTCCGGTGCGGAACCGGGCGGCACCCCGTCCACCACGGACGAGCCGGCAGCGGCTGCCGACCGTACGGCCGCCGCGGAGGGACCCACCGGCGACGCCGACCCGACCTTCACGCGACCCGGCGACACCGCCGAACCGACGCCCGTGCCGTTCCTGCCCTTCGGGCAGCCGGTCAGCGAGAACGGCGCCGCCCGGCACTGA
- a CDS encoding nucleotidyltransferase translates to MDSDLRRYLDELVDGARDVLGDDLVGAYAAGSVGLGAYQAGRSDVDVALLCAGPLTEADKLALVARLRHEALPCPARGLELVAYRREVAASGSPEPGFEVELNTGSEMPFRCTLDPADRPAADGRFWYGLDRSILHQSGLPLLGPPAGEVFADLAPADLRRLLIEALSWWLALPTPPDDQPAPGAEDAVLGACRSLVRHRDGVWLSKAAAGQRLIDAGDPAEVIGRSLAARHAGPPPTGAQARAFQHRVRAEIAGQPTSGPGGRGARRRAG, encoded by the coding sequence GTGGATTCGGATCTTCGGCGCTACCTCGACGAGCTGGTCGACGGCGCCCGCGACGTGCTCGGCGACGACCTGGTGGGCGCGTACGCGGCCGGCTCGGTGGGGCTCGGCGCGTACCAGGCCGGCCGCAGCGACGTGGACGTGGCGCTGCTCTGCGCCGGGCCGCTGACCGAGGCCGACAAACTGGCGCTGGTGGCGCGGCTGCGGCACGAGGCGCTGCCCTGCCCGGCACGCGGGCTGGAGCTCGTCGCCTACCGGCGGGAGGTGGCCGCCTCCGGCAGTCCCGAGCCCGGCTTCGAGGTCGAGCTGAACACCGGCTCCGAGATGCCGTTCCGGTGCACCCTCGACCCCGCCGACCGCCCGGCGGCCGACGGCCGGTTCTGGTACGGACTCGACCGCAGCATCCTGCACCAGAGCGGGCTGCCGCTGCTCGGGCCGCCGGCGGGGGAGGTCTTCGCCGACCTGGCCCCGGCCGACCTGCGCCGGCTGCTGATCGAGGCGCTGTCGTGGTGGCTGGCCCTGCCGACGCCGCCGGACGACCAACCCGCGCCCGGCGCGGAGGACGCGGTGCTCGGCGCCTGCCGGTCCCTGGTACGCCACCGCGACGGCGTCTGGCTGTCCAAGGCCGCGGCAGGGCAGCGTTTGATCGACGCCGGTGACCCGGCCGAGGTGATCGGCCGGTCCCTCGCCGCGCGGCACGCTGGGCCGCCGCCCACCGGCGCCCAGGCGCGTGCCTTCCAGCACCGGGTCCGCGCCGAGATCGCCGGCCAGCCGACTAGCGGACCGGGCGGGCGTGGAGCGAGGCGAAGAGCAGGTTGA
- a CDS encoding cyclase family protein, with translation MTAERPMPTQDDVLGYFNTLSNWGRWGDDDQLGTLNHITDDVRLAAARAVRHGRSVSCAWEVAAPGDMERSTTTCPCTADMPGAENMPPAFHADRRWGFSSERLGISFHGNTLTHLDSPCHIFWDGTMYNGRSHSLVDAATGSAWAAVTAAANGIVTRGVLLDVAAARDVAWLEPGQGVSPDDLEEAERRQGVQVRPGDAVLLRTGYGRFRHENGAAHGFTQAGWHASCLPWLQERGVALIGADTPQDVQPSGYDDVLMPVHAVSLVAMGLWLLDNCDLEACATTAAELDQWDFQLAVAPVRFAGTSGSPVNPIATF, from the coding sequence ATGACGGCAGAGCGACCGATGCCCACACAGGACGACGTGCTCGGGTATTTCAACACGCTGTCCAACTGGGGACGGTGGGGCGACGACGACCAGCTCGGGACGCTGAACCACATCACCGACGACGTCCGGCTGGCGGCGGCGCGGGCCGTGCGGCACGGCAGGAGCGTGTCCTGCGCATGGGAGGTCGCCGCACCGGGAGACATGGAGCGGTCGACGACGACGTGCCCGTGCACCGCCGACATGCCGGGTGCGGAGAACATGCCGCCCGCCTTCCACGCCGACCGGCGCTGGGGCTTCTCGTCCGAGCGGCTCGGCATCTCGTTCCACGGCAACACCCTCACCCACCTCGACTCGCCGTGCCACATCTTCTGGGACGGCACGATGTACAACGGGCGGTCGCACTCGTTGGTCGACGCCGCAACGGGCTCGGCGTGGGCAGCCGTCACGGCGGCCGCGAACGGGATCGTCACGCGTGGTGTCCTGCTCGACGTCGCGGCGGCCCGCGACGTGGCGTGGTTGGAGCCGGGGCAGGGGGTGTCTCCCGACGATCTCGAGGAGGCCGAGCGTCGCCAGGGTGTCCAGGTGCGACCCGGCGACGCGGTACTCCTGCGGACCGGCTACGGGCGCTTCCGGCACGAGAACGGCGCGGCCCACGGTTTCACGCAGGCCGGCTGGCACGCGTCCTGCCTGCCGTGGCTGCAAGAACGGGGGGTGGCGCTGATCGGCGCTGACACCCCCCAGGACGTTCAGCCGTCGGGGTACGACGACGTGTTGATGCCGGTCCACGCCGTGAGCCTCGTCGCGATGGGTCTGTGGCTGCTCGACAACTGCGACCTGGAGGCCTGCGCGACAACGGCTGCCGAGCTCGACCAGTGGGACTTCCAGCTCGCAGTCGCGCCGGTCCGCTTCGCCGGTACGTCCGGCAGCCCGGTCAACCCGATCGCCACATTCTGA
- a CDS encoding sulfatase-like hydrolase/transferase: MTFSARVRRLAGRFRSRPPAPGGVSARTPGVSAAAGRGPARRVAGGVGSALAVLLVFAVLVGPDRLGLLTPGAFLRIPLEGLLVAALLLALPARTRRVAVAVVGPLLGLLAIVKLADLGFRTALDRPFDLVLDWLLLDDAFGFVRDSAGRAGAVGAAVGILLLVGALLVVLTLALRRLASLLVRHERVATRAVAALTVAWVACAVVGVRVVPGVPVADAGTTALVGAHATQVDARLHDREAFGAQINADPFRDTPGDQLLTGLRGKDVIVAFVESYGRDAVEDPELAPQVNAVLDAGTERLRTAGYHARSGFLTSPTFGGGSWLAHDTLLSGLWTDNERRHRTLLASDRLTLNGAFRRAGWQTVGVLPAATQPWPEQGFFDYDRYYDTEALGYRGPKFSYAPMPDQYTLSFFQRRIRAGADRPLMAEIPLISSHSPWTAVPEMIGWDEVGDGSIYHSSAVDEDSGDADDRNAGQIRGGYRKAIAYSLETLISYVRTYGDDDLVLVFLGDHQPAPVVTGEGASRDVPITIVAHDPAVLDRVAGWGWQDGLRPGPGAPVWPMDTFRDRFLTTFGPSTPPIAAPR, translated from the coding sequence ATGACCTTTTCCGCCCGGGTACGCCGGCTCGCCGGCCGGTTCCGTTCGCGCCCCCCTGCCCCGGGCGGGGTGTCGGCGCGTACTCCCGGGGTGTCCGCCGCGGCCGGGCGCGGCCCGGCGCGGCGGGTGGCGGGCGGGGTGGGCAGCGCGCTGGCGGTGCTGCTGGTGTTCGCCGTGCTGGTCGGCCCGGACCGGCTCGGCCTGCTCACGCCGGGCGCCTTCCTGCGCATCCCGCTGGAGGGGCTGCTCGTCGCCGCGCTGCTGCTGGCCCTGCCGGCGCGGACCCGGCGGGTGGCGGTGGCCGTGGTCGGGCCGCTGCTCGGCCTGCTCGCCATCGTGAAGCTCGCCGACCTGGGCTTCCGTACGGCTCTCGACCGGCCGTTCGACCTGGTGCTGGACTGGCTGCTGCTGGACGACGCGTTCGGTTTCGTCCGTGACTCGGCCGGTCGGGCCGGCGCGGTCGGCGCGGCGGTCGGCATCCTGTTGCTGGTCGGCGCGCTGCTGGTGGTGCTCACGCTGGCGCTGCGGCGGTTGGCGTCGCTGCTGGTCCGGCACGAGCGGGTGGCGACCCGGGCGGTGGCCGCGCTGACCGTCGCGTGGGTGGCCTGTGCCGTCGTCGGGGTGCGCGTCGTACCGGGTGTGCCGGTGGCCGACGCCGGAACCACCGCGCTGGTCGGCGCCCACGCGACCCAGGTGGACGCGCGGCTGCACGACCGGGAGGCGTTCGGTGCGCAGATCAACGCCGACCCGTTCCGCGACACCCCGGGCGACCAACTGCTGACGGGGCTGCGCGGCAAGGACGTCATCGTCGCGTTCGTGGAGAGCTACGGGCGCGACGCGGTGGAGGACCCGGAGCTGGCGCCGCAGGTCAACGCGGTGCTGGACGCCGGAACGGAGCGGCTGCGCACGGCCGGGTACCACGCCCGCAGTGGCTTCCTCACCTCCCCCACCTTCGGCGGCGGCAGCTGGTTGGCGCACGACACGCTGCTGTCCGGCCTGTGGACGGACAACGAGCGGCGACACCGCACCCTGCTGGCCAGCGACCGGCTCACCCTCAACGGCGCGTTCCGCCGGGCCGGCTGGCAGACCGTCGGCGTGTTGCCGGCGGCCACCCAACCGTGGCCGGAGCAGGGGTTCTTCGACTACGACCGCTACTACGACACGGAGGCGCTCGGCTACCGGGGACCGAAGTTCAGCTACGCCCCGATGCCCGACCAGTACACGTTGTCGTTCTTCCAGCGGCGGATCCGGGCCGGCGCGGACCGCCCGCTGATGGCGGAGATCCCGCTGATCTCCAGTCACTCGCCGTGGACGGCGGTGCCCGAGATGATCGGGTGGGACGAGGTGGGCGACGGCTCGATCTACCACAGCTCCGCGGTCGACGAGGACAGCGGCGACGCCGACGACCGGAACGCCGGCCAGATTCGCGGCGGGTACCGCAAGGCCATCGCGTACTCGCTGGAGACCCTGATCTCCTACGTGCGGACCTACGGGGACGACGACCTGGTGCTGGTCTTCCTCGGCGACCACCAGCCCGCCCCGGTGGTCACCGGCGAGGGCGCCAGCCGGGACGTGCCGATCACCATCGTCGCCCACGATCCGGCCGTGCTGGACCGGGTGGCGGGCTGGGGGTGGCAGGACGGCCTGCGGCCCGGTCCGGGGGCGCCGGTATGGCCGATGGACACCTTCCGGGACCGGTTCCTGACCACCTTCGGGCCGTCCACACCGCCGATCGCCGCGCCCCGCTGA
- a CDS encoding dihydrolipoyl dehydrogenase family protein — protein sequence MTDRPEEFDLLVVGGGKAGKTLSMDLARSGRRVAMVERGMIGGSCINVACIPTKALVTSARAARQLRGAAALGLVVEGGRVDVDLLRAHKQDVVEGMVAANRQQFLDSGLHLVIGEARFVGPRTVRVALADGGERILRGADVVINTGTRPHLPPVPGMAEASVLTSDTLLHLDRLPARLVVLGGGTVGVEFAQMFASFGSAVTLIEGGPRLLTREDPDVGDAVLRILLDDGIDVRAGMTVARVDRNADGTVRVTLDDGSLVTGDDVLVAVGREPVTDGLGLDAAGVRLNDRGFVAVDEYLQTSAERTWAAGDVAGTPQFTHASLDDYRIIRANLAGELRSTAGRLIPYTVFTTPELARVGVTETEARRAGYDVQVAHLPVAAIPRARTLRQTEGTWKAVVDAGTDQILGAALLGAEAGEVITSVQLAMLAGMPWTALRDAVITHPTMTEGLNLLFASLHARPVR from the coding sequence GTGACCGACCGACCGGAGGAGTTCGACCTGCTCGTCGTGGGTGGCGGCAAGGCCGGCAAGACGTTGAGCATGGACCTCGCCCGGTCTGGCCGGCGGGTGGCGATGGTCGAACGCGGCATGATCGGCGGCAGCTGCATCAACGTCGCGTGCATCCCGACCAAGGCGCTGGTGACGAGCGCGCGGGCGGCCCGCCAGCTACGCGGCGCGGCCGCGCTCGGCCTGGTGGTCGAGGGCGGCCGGGTCGACGTGGACCTGCTGCGCGCCCACAAGCAGGACGTCGTCGAGGGGATGGTGGCCGCCAACCGGCAGCAGTTCCTCGACTCCGGCCTGCACCTGGTGATCGGGGAGGCCCGGTTCGTCGGCCCCCGGACCGTACGGGTGGCGCTGGCCGACGGCGGCGAACGAATCCTGCGCGGCGCCGACGTGGTGATCAATACCGGTACCCGCCCACACCTGCCGCCGGTCCCCGGGATGGCCGAGGCCTCGGTGCTGACCAGTGACACCCTGCTGCACCTGGACCGGCTGCCGGCCCGACTGGTGGTGCTCGGGGGTGGCACCGTCGGGGTGGAGTTCGCGCAGATGTTCGCGTCGTTCGGCAGTGCGGTGACCCTGATCGAAGGTGGCCCGCGGCTGCTCACCCGCGAGGATCCCGACGTCGGCGACGCGGTGCTGCGGATCCTGCTCGACGACGGCATCGACGTGCGCGCCGGCATGACGGTCGCCCGGGTCGACCGCAACGCCGACGGCACGGTCCGGGTGACGCTGGACGACGGCAGCCTGGTGACCGGCGACGACGTGCTGGTCGCGGTCGGCCGGGAGCCGGTCACGGACGGCCTCGGCCTGGACGCCGCCGGCGTGCGGCTGAACGACCGCGGCTTCGTGGCGGTCGACGAGTACCTGCAAACCAGCGCCGAACGGACCTGGGCGGCGGGGGACGTCGCCGGCACCCCGCAGTTCACCCACGCCTCGCTCGACGACTACCGGATCATCCGGGCGAACCTGGCGGGTGAGCTGCGCAGCACCGCCGGTCGGCTCATCCCGTACACCGTCTTCACCACCCCGGAGCTGGCCCGGGTCGGTGTCACCGAAACCGAGGCGCGCCGGGCCGGGTACGACGTCCAGGTCGCCCACCTGCCGGTCGCCGCGATCCCCCGGGCCCGCACCCTGCGCCAGACCGAGGGAACGTGGAAGGCGGTGGTCGACGCCGGGACCGACCAGATCCTCGGCGCGGCGCTGCTCGGCGCCGAAGCCGGTGAGGTGATCACCTCGGTGCAGCTGGCCATGCTCGCCGGGATGCCGTGGACCGCACTGCGGGACGCGGTCATCACCCACCCGACGATGACCGAGGGTCTCAACCTGCTCTTCGCCTCGCTCCACGCCCGCCCGGTCCGCTAG
- a CDS encoding helix-turn-helix domain-containing protein yields MANDDSAALAAVGPRLRALRHQRGTTLAQLAELTGISVSTLSRLESGSRRPTLELLLPLARAYQVPLDELVDAPATGDPRVHPKPIVQHGVTFLPLTRRPGGVQAFKQILPPNTPTGEHTQQTHEGYEWIYVLSGRLRLLLGEHDLTLTPGEVAEFDTRVPHRVYNPGPGTTEVLNLFGPQGERLHVRARPAASDRG; encoded by the coding sequence ATGGCAAACGACGACAGTGCGGCGCTGGCCGCGGTCGGCCCACGGTTGCGTGCCCTGCGCCACCAGCGGGGTACGACGCTGGCCCAACTCGCCGAGCTGACCGGCATCTCGGTGAGCACCCTGTCCCGGCTGGAATCCGGTAGCCGCCGGCCGACCCTCGAGCTGCTGCTCCCGCTGGCCCGCGCCTACCAGGTGCCGCTGGACGAGCTGGTGGACGCCCCGGCCACCGGCGACCCGCGAGTGCACCCCAAGCCGATCGTCCAGCACGGCGTGACGTTCCTGCCGTTGACCCGCCGACCGGGTGGCGTGCAGGCGTTCAAGCAGATCCTCCCGCCCAACACCCCCACCGGGGAGCACACCCAGCAGACCCATGAGGGGTACGAGTGGATCTACGTGCTCTCCGGCCGCCTGCGCCTGCTGCTCGGAGAGCACGACCTGACGCTCACCCCGGGCGAGGTGGCCGAGTTCGACACCCGAGTCCCGCACCGGGTTTACAACCCCGGCCCCGGCACCACCGAGGTCCTCAACCTCTTCGGGCCGCAGGGGGAGCGGCTGCACGTCCGCGCCCGTCCTGCCGCGTCCGACAGGGGATAG